The following nucleotide sequence is from Micromonospora sp. WMMD1120.
CGGTGCCGACCGGCGCGCTCCTGCTTGTTGACCTGCACGGCGCCGACGCCCTCGGTCCGACCGCCCGGGAGGACGTGCTGGCCGAGGCGGCGCATCGGACGCGCGGGGTGATCGGCGCCGACGACCTGGTCACCGGGTGCGCCGGTAGCGGTTTCGGGGTGGTCACCGCCGCCGGCCCGGTGCTGGCGTACGCCCTGGGCACCCGCCTGTTGGGCGTGCTCAGCTCGCCGTACGCGGTGGCCGGCGCGGTGCTGCGGGTGCAGCCGAGCATCGGGTTGGCCGAGGTGAGCGGGGCCGGGCCGGCGGACGTGCTCCGGCAGGCCGAGCTGGCCCGACGACGGGCGGTGCAGCTGGGCCGGGACCGGGTCGAGTGGTACGACGCGTTTCTGGAGGAGCAACTCGTGCGCCGGCTCGACCTGGAACGCGAGCTGCCCGGCGCGGTGGCGCGCGGCGAGCTGGACCTGGTCTACCAGCCGGTGGTGGATCTCGTCGACGGGCAGCCGGTGGGCGCGGAGGCGTTGCTGCGCTGGCGCAGTCCGGTGCTCGGCACCGTGCTCCCGGCCGAGTTGCTGCCGGTGGCGGAGGACCTGGACCTGGTCGGCGAGCTGGAGTGGTGGGTGCTGGACCGGGCGTGCCGGCAGCTGTCGAACTGGTCGGTGGGGGTGCGGGAGCTGTGGATGGCGGTCAACGTCACCACCCGGGAGCTGACCACGCCCGACTTCGTCCAGCGGGCGGCGGCGGTGCTGGCCGCGTACGGGGTGCCGCCGGAGCGCCTGGTGGTGGAGGTGAGCGAGCCCCGGGTCGGCGGTGACCTGCCGACTGTGGTGGCGCGGCTGGCCGGGCTGCGGTCGCTGGGCGTGCGTACCGCGCTGGACGACTTCCGGGCCGAGCACGCCTCGTTGGCCCAGCTCCGCCGGCTGCCGATCGACCTGCTCAAGGTCGGTCCGGAGCTGGTGGGGGCCCGGTTGGACGGGCAGCCGCCGCTGATCGACGTTGTGGTCAACGTCGGCGAGCGGCTGGGCGTCGAGATCGTCGCCGAGGAGCTGGAGTCGTCGGCCCAGGTCGAGGGGGCGCGTCGGGGCGGTTGCCGGTACGGGCAGGGGTTCGCGGTGGCGCGTCCGGCGACGGCCGAGCGGGTGGAGGCGTACTTCGAGGAGTTTCCGTCGGCGTCCCGGTGACGCTGCCGGCTTAACCGGTTCAGTCGTGTCGGGGTGGGGCGGTGCTGCCGCGCGGCGTCAACCGGGGCGTCTCGTCCTGCACCCGGCTGGCCGGCTGCCCGGCGACGACGGCGAGCAACTGCCGGGCGGCGTGCGCGCCGTACGCCGAGATGTCCCGGCCCAGGGCGGTCAGCGGCGGGTGCACCAGTCGGCACAGCGGCGAGTCGTCCCAGGCCACGATGGACAGGTCGGCGGGGACGGTCAGCCCCATCTCCTGGGCGACCGAGAGCCCGGCGACGGCCATCACGTCGTTGTCGAAGATGAGCGCCGTGGGTCGCTGGGCGGCGCTGAGCAGACGACGGGTGGCCCGCCCGCCCTCTTCGCCGGTGTAGTCGGACGAGACGGTCACCGCGTCGGCCAGGCCGAGCCGACGGCAGACCGCCACGAAGGCGTCGGTGCGGATGGCGGTGTGCCGCAGGTCGGGCAGGCCACCGACCCGGGCGATCCGCCGGTGCCCGAGCGCCACCAGGTACTCCACCGTCTCGGTCAGCGCCGCCGCGTCGTCGGACCAGAGGCTGGCCAGCTCGCCGGTGCCGTCCGGGCCGCCGATCACCACCGCCGGCAGGCGCAGCCGCTCCAGAGCAGGGATGCGGATGTCGTCGGTGCGCAGGTCGCAGACGAGCACCCCGTCCACCCGGCGTTCGCCCCACCACCGCCGGTAGACGGCGATCTCGGCGTCGTGGTCGGCGACCACCTGGAGGGTCAGCGCGTACGAGCGGGCGGAGAGCTCCGCCTCGACACCACTGATCAACGCCATGAAGAACGGCTCGACGCCGAGGGTCCGGGCCGGCCGGCACAGGGCCAGGCCGATCGCCCCGGCGGTGGCGGCGGAGAGGGCGCGGGCGGCGCTGCTCGGGCTGAACCCGATCTCCGCGGCGATGGCCAGGATGCGCTGCCGGGTCGCCTCGGAGACGCCGGGCTGCCCGTTCAACGCGTACGACACGGCGCCCTTGGACACCCCGGCGCGTCGGGCGACGTCGGCGATTGTCGGCCGCTTCACCGGCGTGCTCCTTTGCTACGGTTGCTTGGCTTATCCGGTTCAGTCGCCATCGTTCGATGCGGAAGGTGCGGTGAGGTCGTGAGCCGACAGGCACTCTACGACGGTTGGACGGTGCAGGCGTCCCCCGGACCGCAGGTTCCCGCCGAGATCGCCGGCCGACCGGTGCCGGCGACGGTGCCCGGCTGCGTGCACACCGACCTGCTCGACGCCGGGCTGATCCCCGACCCCTTCCTCGACGACAACGAGCGGGCGGTGGCCTGGATCGGGCGCACCGACTGGGTTTACCGGACCACCTTCGTGCACCGGCCGGGCGGCGACGAACGGGTCGACCTGGTCTGCGCGGGGCTGGACACCGTCGCCACGCTCACCGTCAACGGCGTCGAGGTGGGCCGTACCGAGAACATGCACCGCGGCTACCGGTTCGACGTCCGGGCGCTGCTGCGCGACGGCGACAACGACCTGACGGTGCGGTTCGACTCGGCGTACCGCTACGCGGAGGCGCAGCAGGAACGACTCGGCGACCGGCCCAACGCCTATCCGGAGCCGTTCCACTTCATCCGCAAGATGGCGTGCAACTTCGGTTGGGACTGGGGGCCGACACTGGTCACCGCCGGCATCTGGCAGGACATCGGCCTGCACGCGTGGTCGACGGCCCGACTGGCCACCGTCCGTCCTCTCGTCACCATGGACGGTCGCGACGGCCGGGTGGAGCTGCACGTCGAGGTCGAGCGGGTCACGGACGTCCCACTGACCGTCCGGGCCGCCGTCGCCGGCACCCGCGCCGACGTGGTCATCCCGGCCGGGCAGAGCACGGCCGTGCTGACCCTCACCGTCCGCGAGCCCGCGCTGTGGTGGCCCCGGGGGTACGGCGACCAGGCGCGGCACCCGATCGACGTCACGCTGCACGCGCCCGACGACGCCGTCCTGGACAACTGGTCGCACCGGATCGGGTTCCGCTCGGTGCGCCTGGACACGACCCCGGACGCGCACGGCACCCCGTTCGTGCTCTCGGTGAACGACGTCCCGGTCTTCGTCCGAGGGGTCAACTGGATCCCGGACGACGCGTTCCCCACCCGGATCACCCGGGACCGGCTGGCCGAGCGGTTCGACCAGGCCACCGCCGCCAACGTCAACCTGCTCCGGGTCTGGGGCGGCGGCCGGTACGAGTCGGCGGACTTCTACGACCTCGCCGACGAGCGCGGGCTCCTCGTGCAGCAGGACTTCCTCTTCGCCTGCGCGGCGTACCCGGAGGAGGAGCCGTTCGCCACCGAGGTGGCCGCGGAGGCCGCCGAGCAGGTCACCCGGCTCGCGCCGTACCCGTCGCTGGTGCTCTGGACCGGCAACAACGAGAACATCTGGGGCTGGCACGACTGGGACTGGCAGGCGGCCCTCGCCGGGCGCACCTGGGGACGCGGCTACTACCTCGACCTGCTGCCCCGCATCGTCGGCGAACTGGACCCGACCCGCCCGTACTGGCCGGGCAGCCCCTGGTCGGGCACCGAGGAGATCCACCCCAACGACCCGGCGCACGGCACCACCCACATCTGGGACGTGTGGAACACCGACGACTACACCAAGTACCGGGAGTACGTGCCGCGCTTCGTCGCCGAGTTCGGCTACCAGGGCCCACCGGCGTACGCCACCCTGCGCCGGGCGGTGAGCGACGAGCCGCTGACACCCGACTCACCGGGCATGGCACACCACCAGAAGGCGGCCAACGGCGACGCCAAGCTCCAGCGCGGCCTCGACGCGCACCTACCCGCCCCGGGGGACTTCGACGACTGGCACTACCTGACGCAGCTCAACCAGGCCCGCGCGATCCAACTCGGGGTCGAGCACTTCCGCTCCCACCGGGACGTCTGCGCGGGCACCATCGTGTGGCAGCTCAACGACTGCTGGCCGGTGACCTCCTGGTCGGCGGTGGACGGCGACGGCCGTCGCAAACCACTGTGGTACGCGCTGCGCCACGCGTACGCCGACCGGCTGCTCACCGTGCAACCCCGCGACGGAGGCCTGGCCCTGGTCGCGGTCAACGAGACCGCCGAGGCGTGGACCGCGCCGGCCACCGTCACCCGGGTCACCCTCACCGGGGAGCCGAGGGCGAAGACCTCGGTCCACCTCGACGTTCCGGCGTACTCCTCGGTGGTGCTGGCGCTGTCGACGGAGCTGGCGCGGCCGGACGAGGGCCGGCGCGAGCTGCTGGTCGCGGAGGCCGGGGACAGCGCGGAGCGGGCGCTGTGGTTCTTCGCCGAGGACCGGGAGATCGACTGGCCGGCGGCGGAGTGGGACGCGACAATCGAGGCGGTCGACGGCGGGCAGCGGGTGCGGATCACCGCCGGCACGGTGCTGCGCGACCTGACGCTCTTCCCGGACCGGCTCGACGCGTCGGCGTCGGTCGACAAGGCCCTGGTCACGCTGCTGCCGGGCGAGTCGACGACCATCACCGTGCGGTCCGGCGCCACGGTGGACCCCACCGCCCTCACGAGCCGGCCGGTGCTGCGCTGCGTCAACGACCTGGGCCGCGCCTGAGTGGAGGCGTCACCGGTCACCGTCGGCAAGATCGTGCTTGATCCATGAAGTAGTGGTCTCCCGTACTGAGGAGGCCACTACTTCCGTGTTCGAGCGCGATCATCGCCTGCGGGTCGGCCGGGCGCGACGGGAGCGCGGCCGGGAACGGCGCTGCCCGGCCGGGCGAGTCTCCGCGCCGACCGGGCAGTCCGTCGATCGTGCTCAGTTGCCGGCGGTCAGGCCCTGCAGACCCTTGAGCATCTCGGCGAAGTCGAGGGTCTCCGCCGTCGGCGGCGTCTCGATGGTCACCGGCTTGCCGTAGTCGGTGTAGTCCATCACCAGGTCGCCCAGCGGGCCCATCTTCATGGCCGCCCGGCGGGGCCGGTACTGCTCGTCGACCCACAGGTCGGTGGTGATCTCCTTGACGCCCATCTTGGTCATCTGCTGCTGGACACCCGCCCGCAGCTTCTCGTCGACCTGCTGCAGGTAGGTCGCGATCGGGCTGGTGACGGTGTAGTGGACGGTGGCCGCCCCGTTGACCGTCTCCTGCCCCACCACCTTCGTGCCCTCGGTGGCGAGCAGCGTCTTGACCTGCTTGGTCGGGTCGACGTCCTCGAACTGCTTGCCGAGGTTCGTCCCGGACTGCTTGCCGGCTTCGCTGAGGTCCATCTTCATCCAGCGCTTGCCGTCCATCTCGGCGCGGTCCTTCTCCGCGATCTCGACGTAGATGACGGCGCCGATCATCCGGACGACGGTGGCGTCGCCATTCGGGTCCTTCGTCGTCATCTCGGCCTTGACCGGCTCGCCGAGGTCGAGGACGCCACGCATCTCGACCTTCTCGCCGCCCGCGGTGCCCGACATCGAGACGGTCACCGAGTCGCTCTTGTCGGTGGCCTCGGCGGTCTTCTGCAGCGACCCCTTGAGGTCACTCGCCAGCAGCTCCAGGACGCTGGGCTGCTTGGGCGAGTCGGACCCGCCGGACTCGTCGGACGTCGTGCCGCACGCGGAGACGGCGAGCGCGGTGAGCGCCGCGACCGCAACCGCCGCGGACTTCCTGCCAAATGACACGGACATGCCTCTTCCCCGTAGGAATCCGGGGCTCACCCCCGGATAGACCGACGACACGCTAGTCGACACGACCGACATCCGGGGACCGCGTTTCGTCGAGCCCTCCGCCGGGCGCGCGCTTCGACAGCGCCGGCATCAGGGATATTGGGATTTCCCGGTGGCGTGGATACCCCGATATCGATGTTTTTGTTGTGACTGAACGGGGATCGGACCGTTACTCGGGCACCCGGCGGTAGGCGCCGTCGCTGGCCGAGGTGGCCATCGAGGCGTACGCCCGCAGCGCCGCCGACACCGGGCGCTGCCTGTCGGCCGGGGTGTACGGCCGGTCGCGCTTCTCCTCCGCCACCCGTCGTGCCTGCAACTCCTCGGCGGGCACGTTCAGCTCGATCGACCGGTTGGGGATGTCGATGACGATCTCGTCACCCTCGTGGACCAGCGCGATCAGGCCACCGGAGGCGGCCTCCGGCGAGGCGTGGCCGATGGAGAGGCCGGAGGTGCCGCCGGAGAAACGGCCGTCGGTGAGCAGCGCGCAGGAGCGACCCAGCCCGCGTCCCTTGAGGAAGGACGTGGGGTAGAGCATCTCCTGCATGCCCGGCCCGCCCTTCGGGCCCTCGTACCGGATGACCACCACGTCGCCCGCCACGACCTCCTTGGCGAGGATCGCGGTCACCGCGTCGTCCTGCGACTCGTAGACCTTGGCCGGGCCGCGGAACGTCAGGCACTCCTCGGGCACGCCCGCGGTCTTCACCACGCAGCCGTCCGGAGCCAGGTTGCCGTGCAGGATGGCCAGACCACCGTCGGCGGAGTAGGCGTGCTCGCGGTCACGGATGCAGCCGCCGGCCGCGTCGGTGTCCAACGACGACCACCGGTTGGTGGTGGAGAACGGTTCGGTGGTGCGGACCCCGCCCGGGGCGGCGTGGAACAGCTCGACGGCCTCCGGCCTGGGGGAGCCGCCGCGCACGTCCCAGTCGGTGAGCCACTGCGCCAGCGAGGGGGAGTGCACGGCGTGCACGTCGCGGTTGAGCTGCCCGGCCCGGTCCAGCTCGCCGAGGATCGCCGGGATGCCGCCGGCCCGGTGCACGTCCTCCATGTGGTAGTTCGGCGAGTTCGGCGCGACCTTGGCCAGGCACGGCACCCGCCGGGAGATGGCGTCGATGTCGGCCACGCCGAAGTCCAGCTCCGCCTCACGGGCGGCGGCGAGCAGGTGCAGCACGGTGTTGGTGGAGCCGCCCATCGCCACGTCCAGGGCGACGGCGTTCTCGAAGGCGGCCCGGGAGGCGACGTTACGCGGCAGCACCGAGTCGTCGTCACCGTCGTACCACCGCTTGGCGATCTCCACGGCGGTGCGGCCGGCCTCGACGAAGAGCGACCGGCGCGCGGCGTGGGTGGCGAGCGTCGAACCGTTACCGGGCAGCGCGAGCCCGATCGCCTCGGTGAGGCAGTTCATCGAGTTGGCGGTGAACATGCCGGAGCACGATCCGCAGGTCGGGCAGGCGGAGCGCTCGATCTCGCCGAGCTGCTCGTCGGTGACCGCCTCGTTCGAGGACGCGATCATCGCGTCGATCAGGTCGATCTTGCTGTGCACGACACCCTCGATCGCCATCGTCTTGCCGGCCTCCATCGGGCCGCCGGAGACGAAGACGGTCGGGATGTTGAGCCGCAACGCGGCCAGCAGCATCCCCGGCGTGATCTTGTCGCAGTTGGAGATGCAGACCAGGGCGTCCGCGCAGTGCGCGTTGACCATGTACTCCACGGCGTCGGCGATCAGCTCCCGGCTGGGCAGCGAGTAGAGCATGCCGCCGTGGCCCATCGCTATGCCGTCGTCCACGGCGATGGTGTTGAACTCCCGGCCCACCCCGCCGGCCTCGGCGACCGCCTCGGCCACCAGGCCACCCATGTCCTTGAGATGGACGTGACCGGGCACGAACTGGGTGAAACTGTTGGCGATGGCGACGATCGGCTTACCGAAATCGTCGTCGGTCATCCCGGTGGCCCGCCAGAGGGCCCGGGCGCCGGCCATCGTCCGACCGTGTGTGGAAGTCCTCGACCGCAGCTCAGGCATGCGTACCAGCATGACACCGCAAACCCGTCAGCCCACCCCGGTAGGCCCTGTGTCCCAACAGATGCACACTCAGCCCCCCATGACGAGCACGCATCCGGCACTCTTGGAGGCGTGCATTTTCCACCGGGCATGGTCGCTGTCGCGGCGCTCAGCGGGCTCGTCGCCGCCGTGGCCAGCGGGCTGTTGACCGTCGTCGCCCGGCGGCGCACCGGGCCGCGCCGACCGGCGTACCTGCTGCTCGCGGCGGCGTCCGGGGTCGCCCTGCTCAGCCTCCTGCTCGGGGTCCTCGCCGCGCTCAGCGCGAGCGACCACTGGGCCCACGAGCAGGGTCCACGCACGGGCTGGGCGACGCTGGTGGCGATCGGCACCGCGCTGAGCGGCCTTGCCTTCGCGGCCGGCCTGCTCCGGCTGCCCGGGGTGGTCTCCACCGCGGCGGGCACCGCCCGGCTCGCGCTGGACGGGTTGGTCATGGCGGCGGCGCTGTGGTTCGTCGGCTGGGTGCTCTTCTCCGAGCCGACCCGACTGCTCGGCGCCGCCACCCCGATGGCCTGCCCGGCGATCCTGGTCGCCACGGTGAGCGCCGCGCTCGGCGCCGGGCTCGCCGTGATCATCGTCTTCCGGGCCGCCATCCCCCGGCGACGGCTCGCCGCGCTCGGCGTCGGCATCAGCGCGGTGAGCTGCGGCGGGCTCGGCCTCAGCGCGGGGCTCTGCCAGGCCGGGCCGACAATGGCCCTCGCCGGCGCGGCGGTGCTCGGCGGCGGCCTGTTGACCGTCGCGCTCGCTGTCCACCAGGCCGACCGGCCGGGGCAGATCGACCTGGACGTGGTTGGTCGCGACGGCGAGTACGCGATCGCCCCGATGCTGGCGATGGCCGCCTCGGCGATGTACCACCTCGCCCAGGACGGTCGGTTCACCGCGGCCGGCATCGTGGCCGGGAGCGTGGAGGGCTTCGCCCTGGTCGCGCGGCAATACCTCACGCTGCGCGACGTCCGGGGGTACGCGGGTCGCCTGGCCGAGCGGGAGGCGCACTTCCGTGAGCTGGCGCACACCGACCCGCTGACGTCGCTCGCCAACCGGCGGGGCCTGCTCCGGGCGCTGCACCGCAACGCCGCCGACCACAACCCGTGCGTACTGCTCGGTCTCGACCTGGACGGCTTCAAGAACGTCAACGACATGCGCGGCCACGACGTGGGTGACGCCGTGCTGGCCGAGGTGGGGCGACGGCTGCGCGGCAACCTGCGCCCCGGCGACGTGGCCGCCCGGCTGGGCGGCGACGAGTTCGCCGTCCTCATGCAGGGCCGGTCGACCGAGGCGGACCGGGTGGCCGAACGGCTGCTCGGGGTGCTCAACCGGCCGTACGACCAGCCGGACGGCGCGGTCTTCCTGTCGGTGAGCATCGGTGTGGCCGGCTGGACCGACGAGCCGGACGTGGAGTTGCTGCTGCGCCACGCCGACCTGGCGCTGCGCTACGCCAAGCAGCGCGGCAAGAACCGGATCGAGCGTTACGACGCCACGTACGACCAGTTGCTGCGCCGGCGCACGACAGTGGAGCACGAGTTGCGCGGGGCCATCGACCGCGACGAGCTGCGCCTGGCGTTCCAGCCGGTGGCGTCGCTGCCGTCGGTGCGGCCGGTCGGCGCCGAGGCGCTGCTCCGCTGGCACCACCCCGAGCTGGGCAACGTCCGCCCGGACGAGTTCATCCCGCTCGCCGAGGAGTGCGGCATGATCGCGCCGCTCGGCGCCTGGGTGCTGCACCAGGCCTGCTACCAGCTCTCCCGCTGGCTGGCGGACGGGCACGACGTCTGGGTGTCGGTCAACGTCTCCCCGCGCGAGCTGCACGCCCCGGAGTACGTGGTCCAGGTCGCCGAGGCGCTGCGCGCGCACCACGTGCCGCCGCAGCGGTTGGTGCTCGAGGTCACCGAGCACGCGGTCGCCACCGACCTGGACGAGCTGATCCGGCGGCTGACCGCGCTGCGGCTGACCGGCGTCCGCATCGCCCTCGACGACTTCGGCGCGGGTTACTCGTCGCTGGGGCAGCTGCGCCGGCTGCCGATCGACATTCTCAAGATCGACCACAGTCTGGTCGCCGAGCACGAGCCGGTCCGCCCCGTCGGCCAGGACGGTCCGGCGTTCGCGCCGATGGTCGACATCGTGATGCGACTGGGTCACCAGCTGGGCCTGGAGGTGATCGCCGAGGGGGTGACCAACCCGACCGAGCTGGCCGCGGTGGTGGCCGCGGGCTGCCGGTTCGGCCAGGGCGCGCTCTTCGGCTGGGGGGTGCCGGCCGAGCACCTGGAGGCGATGCTGGAGGCGGCCACGTCGCCAGGCGCGCGACCCGCGTCGGTGCCCGCCCAGCGCCGATCCTCGGGTGGGTCCGGGCAGGTCACAACCCCCGCCGATGGCGCGTCGCAGCCCGACGCGCCGTCGGCCGTTAACCAACATGTGGGATCAGTTGACTCATCGCGTGAGATGCGTCAGGCTTAGCCCCATGTCGTCGTACCGGTCGCTGCGAGTACTTACCTGAGCGCACTCTCCCTCACCGAGAGTGCGCTGGCCCCGTGCATCTGCACGAGGGCCGTTTTTATTGCCATCGGAATCTGGCGAGGTGGGCCCCGCCCGCGTCGCACCGCTTGATCAGCTAACAGCCACTCCAGCCGAAGGCCAGAAACCGTCATGACGAGACCCACGCCCGAGACCCTCGCCCACACCGTCCGCCGGGCCCGCGCGGCCGCCGATCCGGCCGTCGACGCCGATCCGGCAGCCGCGCGCACCCCGGCCACCCCGGCCGTTTCGGCGGTACGGCCCTCCGCTCCGGCCCAGGTCTCCGGGGCCGGCTCGCTCGTGCGGTCGCTCGAGGCGCTCGACGTCGACGTCGTCTTCGGTATTCCGGGCGGCGCGATCCTGCCGGCGTACGACCCGCTCTACGACTCGTCGCTGCGGCACATCCTGGTCCGTCACGAGCAGGGCGCGGGGCACGCCGCGACCGGATACGCGCAGGCCACCGGCAAGGTCGGCGTCTGCATGGCCACCTCCGGGCCGGGCGCGACGAACCTGGTCACCCCGATCGCCGACGCGTACATGGACTCGGTGGCGCTGGTGGCGATCACCGGGCAGGTGGCCCGCCCGCTGATCGGCACCGACGCCTTCCAGGAGGCCGACATCCAGGGCATCACTCTGCCGATCACCAAGCACAACTTCCTCGTGCAGAACGCCGAGGAGATCCCCCGGGTGCTGGCCGAGGCGTTTCACCTGGCCAGCAGCGGGCGCCCCGGCCCGGTGCTGGTCGACATCCCCAAGGACGTGCTCCAGGCGTCGACCACCTTCACCTGGCCGCCGACCCTCGACCTGCCCGGCTACCGGCCGACCCTGCACCCGCACGGCAAGCAGATCCGGGAGGCGGCGCGGCTGATGGCCGGCGCCCGCCGTCCGGTGCTGTACGTCGGCGGTGGGGTGCTCAAGGCGGGCGCGACCGACGGGCTGCGCCGGCTGGCCGAGTTGACCGGCATCCCGGTCGTCACCACGCTGATGGCGCTCGGCGCTTTCCCCGACTCGCACGATCAGCACCTGGGCATGCCCGGGATGCACGGCACCGTCGCCGCGGTCTACGGCCTGCAGAAGGCGGATCTGATCGTCGCCCTCGGCGCGCGCTTCGACGACCGGGTCACCGGTCGGCTGGACTCCTTCGCTCCGGACGCGAGCGTGGTGCACGCGGACATCGACCCGGCCGAGATCGGCAAGAACCGGCACGTGGACGTGCCGATCGTGGGGGACGCCAAGCACGTCATCGACGAGCTGATCACCGCGGTGACCGCCGAGCGGGCGGCGGGACGCACCGCCGACCTCGGCGACTGGTGGACGCAGTTGAACGACCTGCGCACCCGCTACCCACTGGGGTACGACGAGCCGGCCGACGGGACGCTGTCCCCGCAGTACGTCATCAAGCGCCTCGGTGAGATCGCCGGCCCGGACGCGATCTTCGTGGCCGGGGTGGGTCAGCACCAGATGTGGGCGTCCCAGTTCATCTCCTACGACAAGCCGTACACCTGGCTCAACTCCGGCGGTCTCGGCACGATGGGCTACGCGGTGCCGGCGGCGATGGGCGCGAAGGTCGGCAAGCCGGACACGGTGGTCTGGGCGGTGGACGGGGACGGATGCTTCCAGATGACCAACCAGGAGCTGGCCACCTGCGCGCTGGAGGGCATCCCGGTCAAGATCGCCGTCATCAACAACGGCAACCTCGGCATGGTCCGGCAGTGGCAGACGCTGTTCTACAACGAGCGGTACTCGAACACCGAGCTGGGCACGCACAAACACCGCATCCCGGACTTCGTCAAGCTCGCCGAGGCGCTGGGCTGCGTCGGGCTGCGGTGCGAGAACGCTGACGACGTGGACAAGACCATCGCCGCCGCCATGGAGATCAACGACGCCCCCGTCGTGATCGACTTCGTGGTCGGCAAGGACGCGATGGTCTGGCCGATGGTCGCCGCCGGCACCAGCAACGACGAGATCATGTTCGCCCGGGGCGTCCGCCCGGTCTTCGACGAGGATGACATCTAGTCATGACCGAATGCACCGAGCGCAGCGAGGGCCATGAGGGCATGACAAAGGAGACGCCGTCATGACCGAGTGCACCGAGCGCAGCGAGGGCCATGAGGGCATGACAAAGGAGACGCCGTCATGACCGAGTGCACCGAGCGCAGCGAGGGCCATGAGGGCATGACAAAGGAGACGCAGTGACAATGCACACTCTGTCCGTGTTGGTGGAGAACAAGCCCGGCGTGCTCGCCCGGGTCTCCGGCCTGTTCTCCCGGCGCGGCTTCAACATCGACAGTCTCGCCGTGGGCGAGACCGAGAACCCGGACGTCTCGCGGATCACCATCGTGGTCAACGCCGACTCGTCCCCGCTGGAGCAGGTCACCAAGCAACTGAACAAGCTGGTCAACGTACTCAAGATCGTTGAGCTGGACCCGCAGGTCTCGGTCGCCCGGGAGTTGCTGCTGGTCAAGGTCCGGGCCGACCGGGCGGCCCGGTCCCAGGTGGTGGAGACGGTGAACCTGTT
It contains:
- a CDS encoding GGDEF domain-containing phosphodiesterase — translated: MHFPPGMVAVAALSGLVAAVASGLLTVVARRRTGPRRPAYLLLAAASGVALLSLLLGVLAALSASDHWAHEQGPRTGWATLVAIGTALSGLAFAAGLLRLPGVVSTAAGTARLALDGLVMAAALWFVGWVLFSEPTRLLGAATPMACPAILVATVSAALGAGLAVIIVFRAAIPRRRLAALGVGISAVSCGGLGLSAGLCQAGPTMALAGAAVLGGGLLTVALAVHQADRPGQIDLDVVGRDGEYAIAPMLAMAASAMYHLAQDGRFTAAGIVAGSVEGFALVARQYLTLRDVRGYAGRLAEREAHFRELAHTDPLTSLANRRGLLRALHRNAADHNPCVLLGLDLDGFKNVNDMRGHDVGDAVLAEVGRRLRGNLRPGDVAARLGGDEFAVLMQGRSTEADRVAERLLGVLNRPYDQPDGAVFLSVSIGVAGWTDEPDVELLLRHADLALRYAKQRGKNRIERYDATYDQLLRRRTTVEHELRGAIDRDELRLAFQPVASLPSVRPVGAEALLRWHHPELGNVRPDEFIPLAEECGMIAPLGAWVLHQACYQLSRWLADGHDVWVSVNVSPRELHAPEYVVQVAEALRAHHVPPQRLVLEVTEHAVATDLDELIRRLTALRLTGVRIALDDFGAGYSSLGQLRRLPIDILKIDHSLVAEHEPVRPVGQDGPAFAPMVDIVMRLGHQLGLEVIAEGVTNPTELAAVVAAGCRFGQGALFGWGVPAEHLEAMLEAATSPGARPASVPAQRRSSGGSGQVTTPADGASQPDAPSAVNQHVGSVDSSREMRQA
- a CDS encoding acetolactate synthase large subunit, with the translated sequence MTRPTPETLAHTVRRARAAADPAVDADPAAARTPATPAVSAVRPSAPAQVSGAGSLVRSLEALDVDVVFGIPGGAILPAYDPLYDSSLRHILVRHEQGAGHAATGYAQATGKVGVCMATSGPGATNLVTPIADAYMDSVALVAITGQVARPLIGTDAFQEADIQGITLPITKHNFLVQNAEEIPRVLAEAFHLASSGRPGPVLVDIPKDVLQASTTFTWPPTLDLPGYRPTLHPHGKQIREAARLMAGARRPVLYVGGGVLKAGATDGLRRLAELTGIPVVTTLMALGAFPDSHDQHLGMPGMHGTVAAVYGLQKADLIVALGARFDDRVTGRLDSFAPDASVVHADIDPAEIGKNRHVDVPIVGDAKHVIDELITAVTAERAAGRTADLGDWWTQLNDLRTRYPLGYDEPADGTLSPQYVIKRLGEIAGPDAIFVAGVGQHQMWASQFISYDKPYTWLNSGGLGTMGYAVPAAMGAKVGKPDTVVWAVDGDGCFQMTNQELATCALEGIPVKIAVINNGNLGMVRQWQTLFYNERYSNTELGTHKHRIPDFVKLAEALGCVGLRCENADDVDKTIAAAMEINDAPVVIDFVVGKDAMVWPMVAAGTSNDEIMFARGVRPVFDEDDI
- the ilvN gene encoding acetolactate synthase small subunit; the protein is MTMHTLSVLVENKPGVLARVSGLFSRRGFNIDSLAVGETENPDVSRITIVVNADSSPLEQVTKQLNKLVNVLKIVELDPQVSVARELLLVKVRADRAARSQVVETVNLFRARVVDVAPDTLTIEATGTPDKLDALLRDLEAFGIKEMVQSGLVAIGRGSRSITAGPALRAA